attataaAAGGTGCAAcattaattatctcaaataaatcatccaaacaaACTCCTATCCAGATTACTACTTTTTGTTGCTATAGAAAACTGGGGTATTCATAAGCAATTGAGTtaactaattttttgaaaaaatactaTACTAATTTTTTGATgcaatgtatataaaataaaaaagatagttgaaaaatatattgataATACAAGCAAATAAACTAAATCAATAGTTGACTAGCTACTATTACTTTTCAAAAAGATAAAATACGACAAAAACCCAAGTCATTGTTCAAACATGTCATTTTATACTCGGAAATATACTTTGACCCGTGCATTTTGGTTAAATTTGTCGTTTTGCCTAGAAAAGTTGTTCGAACATGTAATATTATTATACATCAAGTTCATTTTTCATACTTATTAGGTACCCACTATTTGAGTTCTATActgtttggattgttatttttagaaatttctataaaaaaatactataattatttgatatatataaggtaaaaaaatgattagaaaatatgttcacggaaatgtaaaaaatttttttacgaaaaaacacaatccaaacaaggagtTTTATGTTGCTCCTTTTGAAAGAGCAAAAGTTGGCTTTAAATAATTattgcaaaaaaattttcaaataatcttctatccaaAAACAATCATGATTATCTCCTTcatcaaacaaatttttttttttttgtttgggaaCAGAACAAATGTATATTACACCCAATTGGTCTGCATTGACTCATGAACATAGTGGCAGTTTCTTGGAAGCTTTGTCTTGAATTTCTTAAATATGCTGTTTTGCATATACTACTGTATTAAGTAATTATTGCAGATCTCATCCACCAACAATCTCCTTCAAATTGAGCTGTACTCTGTTATTTGCAGAAAACAAAGTAGTAATGATAGGAATAATTAGCCAATAAACATGTGATTCCCTGGCATGCATTAGATCAGGGAAAGGAATAAAGTGGAAGAAAAGGTTATAAAactgcgtgcttgcatatgacaTTTATTATTTCAATTTACAATTGCAAGTCAAGCGTTTTATCAATTTACAATTgcaaaattactgtagcgatttgatatatgtgagggaaaaaggtgatagggaaatgtgatcacagaaaacgacaatattttccgacgaaaacaagcaatccaaacaaggccttgaGAGTGTTACCACTCTACTCAGTATATTACGCTTTATTAACACCTAGGGTGGCATAATGAGAGTGTTACCACTCTACTCAGTGACCCTTGATTACAATTAAACCTATTCCATTACAGTTAAACTCTTGTCTTTAACTTTAACTGGTTAAAATGAAGTTGTTCATATTCAACGTTGGACAAATGAAAACTCGTGGGGTTGTAGCCTAATTATACAAACGGTAAACACTCATAAGTATAGCAACAAAtgagaaatgattgaaaaattatttatgaagtTTATGCAATTCTTCAAAgacaagaaaaaaggaaaaattgtagTGCAATGCATTCGTTTAAAACCCATGTTTGGCAAGcaagttttttgtcaagtttgtctgttacaagttttttaataattttaattatagaaatatcaaaaaatttattaaaatttttaaattatacacttcaaaaatttttcctaCAACTTCGATGGTAAATTATTGTAAAAtattagacaaaaaaaaaaactcatttgcaaACGGGCCCCTGGTAGTAAAAGCTTATCATTTACTCTTCGTGATTGATTGGTGGTATAAAGCTGCGTAATTCAAGGAAGGAAAGCTATTAGGACAACATATTCAATTATCTTCGGAAAGATGTCTTCTTTTCATGCAAATTCTGTAGAATGTCGAAAACCAATTATGTATAGTTGCAATTAATAATTTGCCGTAAGGCTAAAGAATAATATGCCATCCAACACAGTaatgttgaaaaaaaatgaaaaatttccaTTTACGAAATCAGAAAAATATGCTGCCACGTCCGCGCCTAGTAGATTTTGTCAATGCATTGTGAGCTTGTGATTGGTCCGCACGACGTGTCCCCGATCAACTTCAACCTATAACACTACTATAATAACAAAAAATGTAAGGGTAGAAAAGTAGatgcttgtttggattgcatttttctggatttttttttagaaaaaactaccgtagcgatttgatatatgtgagataaaaaaagtgattgaaaaatgtattcacgtaaaatatagcaaattttctttaggaAATTGCTGTCTGGATTAATCTTGATAACATGATGTCCAATTCAAAGTAAATCACAAGGATAGGTacggtaattttttttaaacaaatggTAAGACCTATATTACACTagtttggattgccattttcaaaaagttttttacatttttcgtaaacacatttttcaatcatttttttatctcaaatatatcaaatcgttataatatatttttatataaaaacttaaaaaaataacaatctaaaGGGGTTCACAAGAAACTCCTAAACTATAGTCTACTTCACAATCGTTCAAAGATTACAATTTAGAACAAAATGAAGACAGCGTATTGGCAAGAATGTTAGACCATAAAGAAGTTATTATATCTCATTTAAATTGGGTCAGCCTCTTTCTGAGGTTTCATATTTCAGGACTTTATATTCATAATGATACCATCCTTGCCTTTGACACGAGAAGCAAATCTTGATCGAACCTATATTTGCTCATGATAAAACTTCATATGGGTTTgacgtacttttatcttgaaaGAGCGAACCAGCATTTGATGTGGGATGAAGTTttttaattgcaagaaaatttAAATCCCTAATGGCAAACTTGTCAATGTATGTTGATAGGCTCATTAGCTTCCGGCTTCCGCCTTGTATAATTTCAAGACCCAAagagacaaaagaaaaaaaaaaaaaaaactcaactgCTAAGGCGGCAATACAAAAGTTCGCTTGGAggaatttcaaaaattaaaccaCGGTAAAAAGTTGTAGTAGTAACAACTTGTACTAAGTACACTATTTTACGATATATCCGcataaactatataactttTTTACTTCTTACAGACCTCTTTTACTGctttttatttgaaaagttCATTCACTATTTAATACCAACACAAAATTTTTATTGCGTAGaagataaaataatataaaactAATAAAGATGATTAAGTACTAGTTAGTAGTAGTACTAATTTCCGGCAATCAAAAGAGGAGTACAATATTACTCTTCTGGTTCTACCTTTCCCAAGCATAATTATAAAACTGGTCTACCATTAGTCCTCTATTTAAGTCCAATACAAATTCCCGTGGTCCTAGGATTTGAATCTGTTTTCTCTGTCTTGTCCCCTATATCTCTAGAGAGAAACCCAAACCCGGCAGGCAGTCCTGTAGAGAGAGAAACTAAAACCATTCCAGAAGCTGCCCGCACCATCACAGCAATGGCGTTGATTTCTTTCGTCGGAAGGCTTCTCTTCGTCTCTGTCTTCGTTCTCTCCGCTTACCAAGAGTAAATCTTTTCTCCCATTGATTTCAGATCTGCcctgttttttctctttttgtttttgacgCGCACTAGACCACTCTTACTGCGTGTTCTTAGATTTTTAGAAGCTTAATTTATTACTGCTGTTTACTTAGTTTATGTTTCTgggttttctttattttttagtaatTGTTTTTTGTGTGATGTTTAGCTTGGATCTGCTGAAGTTGAATGCTTGGGAATTGAACTACACCTAGAATGCGATTTAATTTTTCTCACCCTGTTCTTGCCGAgggattcttcttcttcttcttgttttttttttttcgtttttgtcGATGGATTTTGGGGTTTAGTGGTGAATATTCTTTACTTGGATTTTAAGTTACTAGGATCACTTGAGGTGAAAGAAAATCTGGGTCTGGCttcaaaagtttaaatttttcTGTGCAGGTTTAGTTTTGATTCAAGTATTTTTTTGGCTTGTGTTTAATAatgaatctgaaatttttttttttttaaaaaggccTCTCCCCTGATTGGTATGGTATGTGTTCATCATTgtttgtttttgaaattttaactACGTACACTATTAGATTTATGTTGATCATTATTGGATTAACTAAGGATTTTTGTTAGAGTGATCGCCTAATTCAGTTTAATGTGTTTGTACTGTTGTACTTCATGGTTGAGCTTGTAATATGGTGGGAAAGCCCATTGGATTTGGAACAAACATATGATAGTTGTTTGTCACAGATAAGCTTTCAATTGCTGGAGAATCATGCGTGAGGCTTTTGTATGAATGTTCAATATGTTGAGGCATAAACTTTTAAAACTAGTTGGGTTTCTGTGAACTAGAATATTGTCATTCGTGATGCTTTTGCAGCTTAAAGGGACCTTTTCCTTGATTTGTAGTAGCTATCATTCATCTTGTCTGCCGCTTGAAGGTATTGGAATGTCAGGTTAACTTAGCAACACTCTTTTTCGCAGGagtttcttttgattttagtCTTTGTGGATTGTGACCAAGTCATTGTGAAATATGTGATAATACAACTCAATTTTGGTCATATTTTTTTCAAGTGACTGTTTGAAAGAATTTTTTGAGTTACCTTTTATGCATGGTTATGTTTCCTTTTCTGTTATTGCTCTTTTTGGTAGTCTTTACAGATAGAttaagttttcaaattttcaatggGCACTGCAGATGAGTTTCTAGGCATTGTAACTTTAGGAGGTGAAGTTGAGTTACAGTAGGATGATGTAGTAAGCTGAAGGATTTATAAGAAATTTTTTGCTGCTAATTGGGATACCTTCTTGTTAATTGTCCTCACCCCTGCTGTCTTGTGATGAAGAATATAATTAAGAATGCTGCAATGCGATGAACATGTTGACCTTGGATAAAGCTATATTTTTAACATGATGTGCATGTAGATGGCTATTTTAAGTCAACATTTGGACTGATAGGATAAAAGCTTAGTTTAACATGCCATTACTTGCACTTTTTTCCCCATAACGATCTGTAGGTTTCTCTGCTCTTTGAGTTACTTTTCTAAGTTGTCCTCTCTTCATCATAGGTTTTCTGAATTTGGCGTAGATGGTGGACCAGCAGCAAAGGCACTGAGCCCGAAGTTCAGTGCTTTCTCAAAGCATGTTACCAGCCAAACTGGGCTTCATTTGCCCCCTCTAGAAGTAAGGAGTACTTTAATGTGAtgtcagttttgaattttgttaccTATCAACTACATGTTACTAATTTGGAGATTTGTTACTTACAGATGAAACATTTAGTGTTGGGTGCTATACTCTTGAAGGGATTGGGAAGCTTTCTGTTTGTCTTTGGAAGCTCCTTTGGAGCTTATCTTCTGGTTTGAAATCAATATCCTAAGCATTTACTGAACTCTAATGTCAATTAAGTCATTGTAACAAATTTTCACTTCATCTGCTTTCTTGATGCAGCTTTTGCATCAGGCAATTGCTTCCCCTATCTTGTATGACTTCTACAACTATGATGCTGACAAGAAAGAGTTTGCTCAACTATTTGTCAAGTTCACCCAGGTTAGTCATTTACTTGTTTGTATGTCATGAAATCCTTTGAGTCAATGGTCTTTATGCAGTGATTCAAGATGAATGTTTTGGAAAAGTAAAGTTCATCTCCTAAGATGTTAAATTTGGTTCAGAATTTGGCTTTGCTGGGGGCACTTCTCTTCTTTATTGGCATGAAAAATTCAATGCCAAGGAGATCAGCAAAGAAGAAGGCTCCGAAGACAAAGACAGTTTGAGAAGGGGTTCAGAGTTGCTGTTCTGTTCGGTGGATCATAGCCCTATTACAGAACCTAGAAGCTCGCTGAGGGTTTGGTAGAATCGTATTTTTGCAGCTATACGCTCTAAAGCTTACGTCATCTTGTTCCTTCTCCAATTCAACATTTGTCTTACCTTTTAGgttactttcagttatgaatatttttgatttttttttggaattccTGAAATCTGAGTTGCAAtgatgaaatttgatttattattgAAGCCCTGGTAGTTTACAATTTTTCCTGCTCATAGTTGTTGAGATGGGAGCTTGCTCATCATTATTTTGCTGTTTAAGCGGGAACAATGGGATGGTAGGAGTAAGGAGCAATCTCTGTGAAATACTCACAATGGAAAGTTCTCTTGGTTGTCCTAAACTGCATCTGGGTATGTTTACAAGTACATAGGTATCTTTGTTGTGGACTTTGGTATGTTTACAAGTACACAGGCGTCTTGCCAGTTTGAATTTGAAGTTCAAGATTAAACGTCGCCAATATCACGCGTCTTGCTCTAGGCAAAACATTTCCATGAAATTGTCCGAAGACTTCTTGAAAAGCTATATATTACTACTATTTTAGTTAGACACTTCTTGTGCTTTTCTCCAAACATGTGGGGCTTGCACGTAGAAAGCCCGGTGGCCCCTTTTGGGCGGGAGAATTTCATCTTGTCCCTGTCATTGGTCCTATGATTTTGAAACAGAATTTTGTTTGGGATctgtttccttttgtttttcagtGAACAGCCACGTTATCACTTTTTCTTACTGACGGGTAAAACTGTCGGAAAACAGATGCTGCAGGTATTTCTTGAAAGTTGAAATGGGTGTCAAGCACACACACTAGACTACTTTCTTTATAATTGTTCTGGGGTGGAATATGGGTTTAACAGGAAACCCTCCTAACACGATGATGTtcatttaaaattcaatttgtgattatttgcaaaaatttttttttctaggatGGCTAAAGAAATCCTAGGCCAAAATGCTGCTAAGCTTGAATAATGAATTTTGAATTCCTGCTTCCAAGTTTTCCTCTCCCAAGTATCTTTGATCATCGATCACCAAAGATTGCTAGTTACGTGTGGATATCAATTATGAGAAGTTCCATCCATTAGGTGTTTGGCAAGTGGAACTCATACTGGAATGGTATGAAATTATGCCTAAATGGATTTCATACAAGTACATTTTAGAATGATTGTATCAAATCCTTCAATCAATTCTTCCGATAAACGAAATGATTTTAAATTAATGCTTTTAACATTTAAGAAATCCGAAGTTTGTAGAAGAAACTCTCCTAGTTCTTCTTGtgaagttggaaaaaaaaaaaaaaaacctgacgCAACTGGTTGGTGGAATCTGCAACAAGAAGCCAATAAATGCTCTCCAGTCTTTATGCCGAGGCCAAATCAGAATGGTACAACTTGTACAAGACGTGCCAAACAAATCAAGCTAAGCTAAGCTTTTGCAGAGGCAAATAGTGAATTTGAGATCGATGTTTCATGAATACTGTTACCAGCTAGGGATAGACAAATAGCCCTgtatgatcttttttttttcttgattggtCAAGGACTGGGACGTCATTATTTGGTATTTTCTTTTATCTGCTTTTTTTTTGGACCATTGTAATTGGCGAGATCAATCAAGTTTTCTTGACCAAATATTGAAGGGGGGAGGGGCAGGTCCCGGCAGCACACAAAGgaaatgaaaac
This Coffea arabica cultivar ET-39 chromosome 3e, Coffea Arabica ET-39 HiFi, whole genome shotgun sequence DNA region includes the following protein-coding sequences:
- the LOC140038900 gene encoding uncharacterized protein encodes the protein MALISFVGRLLFVSVFVLSAYQEFSEFGVDGGPAAKALSPKFSAFSKHVTSQTGLHLPPLEMKHLVLGAILLKGLGSFLFVFGSSFGAYLLLLHQAIASPILYDFYNYDADKKEFAQLFVKFTQNLALLGALLFFIGMKNSMPRRSAKKKAPKTKTV